Sequence from the Sciurus carolinensis chromosome 1, mSciCar1.2, whole genome shotgun sequence genome:
ggcgggcggggggGCGGCCTGCGGCTGACCTGTGGCCCCCCCAGGCGAGTGCCAGTGGCTGCACCTGGACCTCATCAAGGAGATGCGGCAGTTCTGCAAGTCGCTCTTCCCCGTGGTGGCCTACGCCTACTGCACCATCCCCACCTACCCCAGCGGCCAGATCGGCTTCATGCTGTGCAGCAAGAACCCGGTGAGCTGGGGCTGCCCCGGGGCGGCGTGGGGGGGGGAGCCCGCCTTGACGCCCTCTGTCCGGGCCCCAGAGCACCGACTTCCGGGAGCCCGTGCAGCGGCTGACGCAGGCGCAGGTGGAGCAGATGGAGCTGAAGTACTACAACGCCGACGTGCACCGCGCCGCCTTCGTGCTGCCCGAGTTCGCCCGCAAGgtgagccgccgccgccgctgggCGCCCGGGGCCTCTTGTGCCCACACAGCCCAAGTGTCCTCTGACTGCCCTCGTGTCCTGCCAGGCCCTGAACGATGTGCGCTGAGCCCCGGGGCCACCGCCGTGCCACCCAGGACCTCGGCCTGGAGGGGGGAGGCTCCAGCGTGCCCAGGCCCTGCCAGCCCTGGACAGACCCCCTGCCAGCTCGCCCACCGACCAAGTGTCACAGGCCCCAGGATGCTGCCCGGCCTGCCCTGCTGGGCGGACTGCGTGTCCGTCTCCGGCGTTCAGCCCCAAGCCTATACCAGCTCTGTACAGCACCGACTCGGCCCTCCTGCCCCAGCAAACACGTGTATTTATAACAAAGTGTGCGACTGTGTGCCCTGACCCTCGCCAGTCCAGCAGGAGCCTCCTCTGCAGGTGTGGGGTGCGCCCAGAAGTGGGGGTCTGCATGCCCTGCCCACACTGTGACACTGGGTCCTTTCCTTGACCTCTGGCACACAGGGACACAGCAGTCACCAGACCAGCCCCAAGTCTGTCCTAGGAAGCTGGCTAGCCCCTGGGCCCCTTATCAGCAAGGCCCCAGGCTCACACCCCTGGGGCCAGGACCTTGGGGCTGACAGGACCCAGATGGGGCTGCTGCAGGGGCTTTGGCCTCCTGGGGCTGCCCTGGAGTCGTCGATTCCAGCCTCACAGGATGACATCTCCTCCTGTGCACCCGGGTGTGACCCAAGGGGCTGGTTGGAACGCAGCCAGAGCTCAGTTACCTGAGGCCTGTTACGCACATCAGGAAGTTGGCCAGGTTCTGGGCGCAAGCCTGAGTCGAacaccacctccccacccccaacctggAGTTCCTTCTGGAACATTCAGCCACCCCAGGGGTTTGGGCTGAGAGTGCAGGGGTGGGAGGGCGCAGGGCTGTTCCCTCTCCAAGGTGCTGAACCTGTGGCCTTCGGTGTCCCCGGCACCTCACCACCTGCTCTCCAGGACGGGGGCTTACTGGATAAGAGCCACCAGGAGGGTCTTAGGGTCTGGTGCAGATTTGGGAAGGGGGGGGCCCTGACCCCCACCCAGCTCTGGGGAATGGCCTGAAAAAGCCTCCGCAAAAGCCAGGTCAGGGATGGGTCTGGGGGAGAGACTAACAAGAAAATTGGGGATAAGGGAATAAATAAGCCCCCGCTGGGGGTGGCACTGAAATTGCCTCCCTGGGCAGCCACCTTAGAGCCCTGAGTTGACAGGAGCAATTCTGGACATCTGGAAGGATGGGGTGGTAAGCTAGGGTCCAGTTTTACCACGGACTTGCCCCAGGTCACTGCCCATCTCTGGGCTGTGCCCACCCTgctttcctcccaccccattaGCCCACTGGGCTCTGAGCGCGTTCAGACCTTCAACCCCCACAGCAGGTCTGAGCGCagtccagcctcccctccccccgTCCCAGGCGATCCTAGAAGCAGGCCAGAGCCAGGGTCTGCCCTGGGGCCCCCACGCTCAGGGAGGCCCCAGTGCAGCCAGGGGACAGCCTTGGCCACGGGGCCCAGCCACTGGTGGTCAGGGCGGCTGGCACTTGCTTTCTGTTGCGTGCCGAAGTCCACACGGTCCCCAAGCAGGCAGCCACCCTTATGAGCCCGCCCCCCACTGCTGCCGGCCAGGGCTCCTGGTAGGGAGGCCCGCTCAGACCCACTCCACCCGTTAGGCCCCAGGCAGCCCCATCTCAAGGGTGACCCAGCCGGGGGTTGCTGCTGCAGGAAAAGGTGGGACCAACCGTGGACCCCAAAGATCTGGGGGTTctgaataaaaaggactgggggtcgCAACGTAGCGGAGTGCCCTTGGCTCAGTCCTCGACCCCCGACCCCCAAGAGTGCTACAGAGCGCCTGCCGAGCCAAGCTAGAAAGTCGGCCCGGGCCCTGGGAGGGGAGCCCAAGGCAGAAACGGCCTTGCCTGGGTGGGGAAGCCCAGGGGCAGCCTCCCCTGCAGCGGCTTGGGGTGACCCACACTGCCCACCTCAGAGGGGCGTCATCAGGGTCCAGCCCTGGGCCCCGCCCCAGGGTGGGCAGCACACACATGAGGGCCCATCGGCTGGAGCGGCTGCGGTTTTGGTGAGGATGGGACCTGAGTCCCCCAAGGTCCTAGCAATTGTGAAGAGGCCACAAAATGGCCCAGTCAATCCCACCTGGAGTTTTATTTTTGGcatcagggattgagcccagaggtacttaaccactgaaccacatccccaccccttttttatattttatttagagacagaatctcaattgctgaggctggctttgaactcaagatcctcctgcctcagcctcccaagtcgctgggattacaaccatgcaccaccatgccctttattttgagacagggtctttctaaattgcttagggcctcactaaattgctgaggctggctttgaactcaagatcctcctgcctcagcctcctgaatcactgggattacaggtgttcaccactgcacccagcgaAATTTTTTCTCAATTAGCTACGCCCCTGGTGGAAGGATTCAAATCATTCTCTGACTTGTTGGAAGAAAAATAGTGCTCTTGCCCTTGTTGCTGGAGGTGGTCTCTTATCTCTTTGAGCTGATTATTTTGGAATTTATCTTCTGTGatgtaaaatgaaatacatttggtCTTTGTCTCCAATTTCTGGCAGAGTCCCATGGCATTTCCTGACTGATAACTAGTATCTTTAAGCATTCTTAACTGGCTCCTTTTAATGGCACCTGAGATTATGCTAATCAGTGTGTTAGGGTAGGGCTATTAGGAAACCTCCACCCGCAGCTGGTCATTGGAAGATTAGAGGGGCAGAATTTACAGCCTCCCCTGCCAGAAGGCTCCTGAAAGGGCCTCAGGAGGAGAATGGAGTTTAGGCTTTGTAAACActtttaaagggttttttttgtttgtttgtttgtttgttaattgtttcctgtttctttctttttttggtaccaagaactgaacccactgagctacatccctagacccgtttattttggtaccagagattggatccagggccctcaaccactgaaccacatccccagccctttttctttcgctaaattgcctacagccttgctaaattgctgaggctggctttgaacttgtgatcctcctgtctcagctggaATTGTAGCTCTGTGTCACGGGACCcagctattttaattttgaggcagacTTTGTCTAAATTGCCCTAGTGGCCTCAAACtggaggtcctcctgcctcaggctctgcagTCCCTTGGAttagaggcgtgtgccaccacacctggcttgaaagcacttttttttttttttttttggtaccagggattgaactcagggggcactaaatcactgagccacatccccagccctatgttttattttatttagagacagggtctcactgagttgcttagagcctcgctttagctgaggctggccttgaacttgcaatcctcccgctcagcctcccgagccactgggactacaggtgtgcgccaccgtgcccaccTAGCATAAGTACTCTTGAGCAAAGAGATCTGATGCGCTTCCAGGTTCTCTACTCCCCAGGTGAGTGAGGGGCGGAGCCTTGCGGGTGCTGTTCTTCCACAACCGTCGCCATTAGGTCAGCGCTTCCCTGCATTCTGTGAGCCGTCCTAGCGAACTGTTGAGACTCAAGGTTTCCCAAGGGAACCTCTGCTTTACACTAGGTTGGCCAGAAATGCGACTGACATCAGAGGGGGCCAGTCTTGGGGGATGTGGCACCATTTCCAGGTAGCGCCAGCTGGTGTCAGAGCAGAACGGCGTGGTGCCCAGGAGACACCTGGTCAGAGGAGGCTCTGCTGTGGCTCCGTGTCCGCAGTAGTGTGGTTGGTTTGTGTGTTTCTCGtctccctgtctctaaatagcgTGCTCACATGGCTCTTCTGGACTTTCCTGTGTTAGGcataatctctctttttttggtaccagtgattgaacccaggggtaccgaaccactgagtcatatccccagcccttttctgtattttatttagagacagggtcttaccgaattgcttagggccttgttaaattgctgaggctggccttcaactcgagatcctcctgcctcaacctccggagccactgggattacaggtgtgagccacgtGCCCGGCTCAAGCCGTAATCCCTTCGCTTTGGCTAGGGAAAGGGAGGGCTTCCATCCCAGCCCCCCACCCTCACAATCCATCACAATCTGGATCAGCTGGTTGCTTAGCGTTAGCACTTTGACAGTGACGTAGACACCGCTCCCAGCTGAGACAAGGCGGGAACTCCGTGGCCTCGACCTTCTGCTTGTTTTCCCAGGAGGTCGCCCTGCCATTGGTCAGTTTTCGTTTCCTGTTTGTAATCAGTTCGTCGCTGATCAGCCCCAACCTTTCGCACTTGTCTAAAGCTCCATTTTCAGTCTTCGGACTCAACGGGGGGCTTGTCGTTTTCATTTTCCCCGACAATCTGTGCAGCCGTCCCCTCCCCAGGCGGAGCCTGTTCTTGCCCCTCGCCTTCCCATTTCTTGGTTCAGTCCCTCGTTTCAGTGGAGCACATCCCTGGTCACTCTCTGAGAAAGGGGGCGCGGGAATCCAGCTTCTACATTCTTGACATGCTATGAAGATGTGTTCTGTCCCACTTTCAGGCTGGGTGGATAGGTAACGCCTTAGGTGGGGAGGACCTGAACTCAGGCGGGCAGCCCACCATGCAGCTCTGCTAAAGCCTCAGCTCCTCCCAGGGCACCTCTCCAGAGCATGTCGAGGTGACCTCATAAAGTGGGGGCTAGCCTCCCTCGAACAAGTGACCCAAGAGCCAGGTGGAAGCTGCCACATTGGCGTGTGTGGCCAGGCCACGCTGGCCCTCAGCAGGAAGCCTCAGCATGGAAGGCCACAGGAGGGCAGGAGTCACCAGGGGCCATCTGAGAGGCTGACTACTGGACCTTCCAGCTCTTTCCTTTTTGGGCAgtgggaggggtactggggatcgaaacTGGGAGGGCTCTATttcttagctacatccccagccctctttttttcttctttaattttgaggcagggtctcattcagttgctgaggctggcctcaaacttacgatcctcctgcctcagcctcctgagtcacgggTATTATGGGGTCCACCACCCTTCCAGTTCTTTAGAGAGTTTCAAGGTGTCCTTTTTCCTGACCTTTGTGTGTGATTTCCTGTTAgcttttcctttccccctcccaCTCTCTTACTCTCCTTGTAGGACATGATTTTCCCCTCCattgtgttgaaatatcacatgtaaatatctaaatttttatCTATCTCTCTGGGTCCTTGGAGGacactttgtttttcattatttttttttctgttattttttgtttttcattttatttattctattttttggcactgagccacattcccagccctttttattttgatttaaaggcagggtcttgctaagttgcttagggctcccCCAAggtactgaggctggctttgcctgagcctcctgagttgttggggtTACAGGCTGGCGCCGAGGCGCCCTGCTCCCACACtgtgttttgtggtgctgaagatcagaCCCAGGGCTTCGTGCCCGCTCAGCCGGTGCTCCAGCACGCCAGGCGGGTCCCCCCTCCGCCCCCGCAGCCAGCCGAGGATGCGTTCAGTCAGCACCAAGTCTTAGGTGCTGGAGAGTTTCCTTGCATGCTTCTGTTTATAATCACCACCCAGCCATCACAACTTTctcttcaaagtaaaaaataaagagggtggTGGCCccacgcaggaggctgaggcaggagaattgcaaattgcaggccagtctcagcaattttcccaaggccctaagcaccttagcaagactcagtctcaaaatgaaaaatacagccAGGCGCAgcggctcacacctgtaatcccaggggctcaggagaccaaggcagaaggatccagCATTGaaagtcggcctcagcaactttcAGAgtccttaagcaatttagtgagaccctgtctcaagtagaacataaaaagggctggggtggggctgggttgtggctcagtggcagagcgcttgcctggcatgtgtgaggcactgggctcgattctgagctccacatacaaataaatgaataaaataaggacccatcaacatctaaaaaatataagtaagggctggggatgtggctcagcggttctgtgcctctaacacacacacacacacacactgctggggatgtggctcaatagcagagcacttgccaggCCCTGgatccatccccagtactacaaaaaaaaaaaaaattaatcaattaaataaaataagaaatgaggcTCTCTGGCTCCCAGATTCTAGGAGCTGAGCAGGGAGGAAACTGGGGCTCTGGACGTCCGACCCGCCCTCATGGGGCCTGGGACCCTCCATCACGCTCCTGGGATGGTGTGGGGTGAGGGTCAGCCACTTTTTAAACACGACCAGAAGGGCCGGGTGCCCCGAGTCCCGACTCCTCTGCAGACTGAGTGTCTCTAGGACCCGTGTGTCCCCCGCCCGCGCTTCCTCCGCCCGCGCTTCCTCCGCCTCCTCTCCAGCCCACCGTATCATAGAAGCCCCGTCCACCTCTCAGGTCACCAGGTCACATGCCATGGGTGAAGGGCAGATCCCGGATTTGCCCCCAGGCTGTTGCTGCCCAGGTGGGGCACCTGGAGTGACCTGACCCTCGGGCCTGGAAACGGGGCAGGCGGGAGTCATGGGGAGTCATGGTCTGGATTCCCAGAATCCCAGGGCCGGACGGCTGGAGGGCGGTCCAGGCGCTGGGCAAACAGATCAAAGGTGAGGGGAGAGGCTGCAGAGCCAGCCAGCTGAGCCACCATGCGGTGGGTGGGAGCCCCCAGGCTGCTGCGCTGGCCCCCGAGCCCCGGCCCTGCCTGCAGGGTGCTGATCCTCCTGGGCCTGCTGGGTGGCCCAGCGGCCATGCCCTCGGGCCCCAAGTGGCCCGAGCCTGTGTTCGGGCGCCTGACCTCCCCTGGCTTCCCCAGGGAGTATGGGAACCACGAGGAGCGGCGCTGGGCCCTGCGGGTGCCCCCGGGCTTCCGCCTGCGCCTCTACTTCACCCACTTCCACCTGGAGCCCTCCTACCTCTGCGAGTATGACTTCGTCAAGGTGCAGCTGCGCGCAGACCAGGCGTCTCCTGTGGGCAGGGCCACCTGCAAGGACCGGCCAGGGCTGGGGGCACCCCTGGGGCGGGTTCTGGCCTtggccaggagggaggcaggccggggtctcccctcccctccctgagaCCCCGATCCCACAGCTGAGCTCGGGGACCAAGGTGCTGGCCACGCTGTGCGGACAGGAGAGCACGGACACCGAGCAGGCGCCCGGCAACGACACCTTCCACTCCCCAGGCTCCAGCCTGGACGTCACCTTCCGCTCCGACTACTCCAACGAGAAGCCCTTCACGGGTTTCGAGGCCTTCTACGCCGCCGAGGGTGAGCCGAGAGGGGCTCCTGGACAGCCGCCTGGGCTGCGGGCAGCTGGGCCAGGTCAACCCTGCCCTGCCTGCAGACTCCCCGGCTCCCCTGGGGCCGGATCCTCGTCAACCCGGCAGGACGGTGGAGTCCCGGCCGGGCGGACATCATCCACGATTCACATGTCAATCATACAGACTGAGCCCATCGCCGCTGGCGATCAGGCTCGCAGGGCCCCTCCGCAGATGGGAAAATGGAGGCCTCCCACCAGCATACTGGCTTCAGTCGACACTAGATTTCAGCTTCAGGCCCTGCAGGGACCAGCCGGGTGACCCCTGGCCGGCAACTTGACTGCTCTGTGTTCAGGAGGCCTGCCACTGGGTTGGTGGCTGTGTTGCCCTCCCTAGCTGGGCAGACCTGGGCAGCACAGCTGCCCTCACTGGTTGTCCCCTCCCTAGCTGGGCAAACCTGGGCAGCACAGCTGCCCTCACTGGTTGTCCCCTCCCTAGCTGGGCAGACCTGGGCAGCACAGCTGGCCCTCACTGGTTGTCCCCTCCCTAGCTGGGCAGACCTGGGCAGCACAGCTGGCCCTCACTGGTTGTCCCCTCCCTAGCTGGGCAGACCTGGGCAGCACAGCTGCCCTCACTGGTGGCCACTCACTTCTCCCCACTGTGACTGTGAGGTGCTTGGCCAGCACACAGCCTCCCCTCAGGTCAGCAGCCAGGTTCGCTGGTCCCCCGAGGCCCAGGCCAGGCGCGAGCCTTCCACTTCCGTCCCTCCTGAGCGCCTGCCTGGCCCCTCCCCCAGACATCGATGAGTGCCGAGAGCCCCCAGGGGAGGAGCCCACCTGTGACCACCACTGCCACAACCACCTGGGGGGCTTCTACTGCTCCTGCCGCGCGGGCTACGTCCTCCACCCGGACAAACGCACCTGCTCAGGTGAGCCGGGGCCGCTGGGCCGTCCACCCGGCCCCGGGACCGCCAGTCCTCAACGCCATCACAAGGGATCTGAGGGCACCCCAGACCCCCTCCCTCTGTCCATCCACAACGGCTCCTCCCTGGACTCTGCCCCTCGCTGGGCCCTTGGCCCAGTGTCCCTCCCTCTCCAGCTCATCAGCATGTGCTGCGTCCTCACTGTGCTCTGGGTCCCCACTGGGCTCCGAGAGTCCCTGGCACAGCCACCGTCCCCTTGGGAAGCTGTCCCCAGCTCCCAGGCCAGGGGCATGGGGGACTTAAGCCTTGCTCTTCTGGGGTCCCCTCCCTCCACCAACCTCAGCGTGGTGGCAGGACATGCTCAAAGTCACCTGTTCCCGGCCCCTTGATCTCCACAGCCCAGACCCTGGCTCTCCTGTCCCCCTGCCAAGCA
This genomic interval carries:
- the Masp2 gene encoding mannan-binding lectin serine protease 2 isoform X3 produces the protein MRWVGAPRLLRWPPSPGPACRVLILLGLLGGPAAMPSGPKWPEPVFGRLTSPGFPREYGNHEERRWALRVPPGFRLRLYFTHFHLEPSYLCEYDFVKLSSGTKVLATLCGQESTDTEQAPGNDTFHSPGSSLDVTFRSDYSNEKPFTGFEAFYAAEDIDECREPPGEEPTCDHHCHNHLGGFYCSCRAGYVLHPDKRTCSEQSL